A DNA window from Sphingopyxis macrogoltabida contains the following coding sequences:
- a CDS encoding N-acetylmuramoyl-L-alanine amidase: protein MSDFIERWSPNFDDRALPVSMIVLHYTGMKTGAEAIDRLADAEAKVSAHYVVSEDGQITHMVPEEKRAWHAGKSHWRGVSDINSASVGIEIVNPGHEWGYTPFPDPQVASVVRLVHLIKDRHAITRGNVVGHSDIAPTRKQDPGELFPWEELARRRLALPRPTKKLTDPLWTDAGFLLALERFGYDVTDGFAATVAFQRRFRPELIDGTIDGECRAILLALLLPQPEGN, encoded by the coding sequence ATGAGCGATTTCATCGAACGCTGGTCTCCCAATTTCGACGACCGCGCCCTGCCTGTCTCGATGATCGTGCTGCACTATACCGGTATGAAGACCGGCGCCGAAGCCATTGATCGGCTTGCCGATGCCGAGGCCAAGGTGTCCGCGCACTATGTCGTCAGCGAAGACGGTCAGATCACCCATATGGTGCCCGAGGAGAAGCGCGCCTGGCATGCCGGGAAATCGCACTGGCGCGGGGTCAGCGACATTAATTCGGCGAGCGTGGGGATCGAGATCGTCAATCCCGGGCACGAATGGGGCTACACCCCCTTTCCCGATCCACAGGTGGCGTCGGTCGTGCGCCTCGTCCACCTGATCAAGGACCGTCACGCGATCACGCGCGGCAACGTCGTCGGCCATTCGGATATTGCGCCGACGCGCAAGCAGGACCCGGGCGAGCTCTTCCCTTGGGAGGAACTGGCGCGTCGCCGCCTCGCGCTCCCGCGCCCGACCAAGAAGCTGACCGACCCCTTGTGGACCGACGCCGGCTTCCTGCTCGCGCTCGAACGTTTCGGCTATGACGTGACCGACGGGTTCGCCGCGACGGTCGCCTTCCAGCGCCGGTTCCGCCCCGAACTGATCGACGGCACGATCGATGGCGAATGCCGCGCCATCCTGCTGGCGCTGCTGCTGCCGCAGCCCGAGGGCAATTGA